From Carassius gibelio isolate Cgi1373 ecotype wild population from Czech Republic chromosome B23, carGib1.2-hapl.c, whole genome shotgun sequence, the proteins below share one genomic window:
- the sdf4 gene encoding 45 kDa calcium-binding protein: MSNRGRPQPGRLCASALAVFVMLALNVQARPANISALKDKHPNSKEDNEILPPDHLNGVKMEMDGHLNKDFHQEVFLGKEMEEFEEDSEPRRNRKKLIEIFTKVDINKDRSVSAKEMQRWIMEKTEEHFQEAVKENKLSFRAVDPDGDGHVTWDEYRVKFLASKGFNEKEVAEKIKNNEELKVDEETQEVLESLKDRWFQADNPPADQLLNEEEFLSFLHPEHSRGMLRYMVKEIVRDLDQDGDGKLTLAEFISLPMGTVENQQAQDIDDDWVRERKKEFEEVIDANHDMIVTMEELEEYMDPMNEYNALNEAKQMIAVADENQNHNLELEEILKYSEYFTGSKLMDYARNVHEEF, translated from the exons ATGTCTAACCGGGGAAGACCTCAGCCTGGCCGCCTGTGCGCCTCAGCTTTGGCAGTATTTGTGATGCTGGCTTTGAATGTTCAGGCCAGGCCTGCAAATATATCGGCGTTAAAAGACAAACACCCCAACAGCAAAGAGGACAACGAGATCCTTCCTCCAGACCATCTGAACGGCGTGAAGATGGAAATGGACGGTCACCTCAATAAAGACTTTCATCAGGAGGTGTTTCTGGGGAAGGAGATGGAGGAGTTTGAGGAGGACTCGGAGCCCAGAAGGAACAGGAAGAAACTTATTGAAATTTTCACCAA GGTGGATATTAATAAAGACAGGAGTGTCAGTGCTAAAGAAATGCAGCGCTGGATCATGGAGAAGACAGAAGAACATTTTCAGGAGGCCGTTAAAGAAAACAAGCTCAGTTTTCGTGCAGTGGACCCTGATGGGGATG GACATGTGACTTGGGATGAATACCGTGTGAAGTTTTTGGCCAGTAAAGGTTTCAATGAAAAAGAAGTGGCTGAGAAGATCAAAAACAATGAAGAACTGAAAGTGGATGAAGAAA CTCAGGAGGTTCTGGAGAGTTTGAAGGATCGCTGGTTCCAGGCAGATAACCCTCCAGCTGACCAACTGCTAAATGAAGAGGAGTTCCTCTCGTTCCTGCACCCAGAGCACAGCAGAGGCATGCTGAGATACATGGTCAAGGAGATCGTCCGAGATCTTG ATCAAGATGGAGATGGAAAGTTGACTCTTGCTGAATTTATCTCCCTCCCCATGGGAACTGTGGAGAATCAGCAGGCCCAAGACATCGATGACGACTGGGTTCGTGAAAGGAAGAAGGAGTTTGAAGAAGTCATTGATGCTAACCATGATATGATCGTAACCATGGAAGAACTGGAG GAATACATGGACCCTATGAATGAGTACAACGCCCTGAATGAAGCCAAGCAGATGATTGCTGTGGCAGATGAGAACCAAAACCACAACCTGGAACTAGAGGAGATCCTGAAATACAGCGAGTACTTCACTGGCAGCAAACTCATGGACTATGCCCGTAACGTACATGAGGAGTTCTAA